One Candidatus Nitrososphaera evergladensis SR1 genomic window, AAATACTTCTGCCGCTTTGCCGTAAATGCTTGGAGCCCAAAGAAAAGGAAGCAGAGATAATAAGCGAGATCCTGCTCAAGGCAGCCAGCGAGCCTGAATTCCGAAACAGCCTGATACGCGATCCTGCGGCCGTGCTTGAAATGTACAACGTTTCGCCGCAGGCCAAGATGGTCATAAAGAGGACCATAATCGACCTGACGCAATAACAACTACTACCACTTTTTGCCCGCGTCCTGCCTCATGTGGTAGTAAAGGAACTGCTGCGCATAACCTGCATACTTGCCAAAGTACGTGCGCGCGGCTTTTGATGCCTCGATATATTGATGCCCGGTCAATTTCTCGCTCATTTTCTTGCCGGCAAGCCAGCCATAGTGGCTTGCAAGGGCCCGCGCTATCCAGACGTCTATTGGAAAGGCGTCCAGCTTTTCAAGCGAGAACAGCAGTATGCAGTCTGCGATCTTGGGGCCGATGCCGTACACCTTTAGCAGTTCAGCCCTGGCTTCGTCGTAGCCGGCTTTTTTCAGGTATTCTATGTCAAGTGAGCCGTCTGCCATCGCCCCTACTGCAGCTTTTATCGCCTTTGCCCTGTAGCCCAGGCCGCACGCGCGAAGTTCGCCTTCAGAAGCCTTGTGGAGCGCCTGCACAGAAGGAAAAGTGTGGAACTCTTTGCCATCCGCAACTATTCTCTGGCCGTATTTTTTTGCAAGCGTGCCAAGCATCCTCCTTATCATGGGTATGTTGGTGTTGCTTGCGCATACGAATGAAATGGTGCACTGTGCGGGGTCCTGCCTCATGAGCCTGAGCCCCGGATACGATGCGATCAGTTTCTTCACAATCGGGTCCTTGGCAATCTCTGCAAATATAGAGTCGGTATCGTCGTCAAGCCGGAACATGCTGCGCTCTATTTGCCGCTCCTCCGGAAACGACTCAAACACCAGCGCGCCGTCCTGTCGGTAAAACTTGACAACCCTGTCTGCGTGTATTCCGTACCACGCCTGCCCTGACTTTTCCCAGAGAAAGACCTGGCCGCTGTTGACGCTTGTCTCCGGGTCAAAATGCGCAAGGAGCGGCGGCTGCCTCAATGTATGTGCTCTGCTTCCTGAGGCATGGCTTATGAACTTTTTTGCACCATCATCATCCTTGCTCTTTAGAAAAAGTCAGGCAGACTGGCCCTGCTGTTTGAATGGACAGGGCTTGAAAATCTAAACGACTTTCATACCTGCACAAAGGTAACCGGAAGAAAGCACTGTAAAGAAGGGTAATCCCAAAGAAAACTAACTGGGAATGAAAAAAGATTAAGCACCTGATTTATTTCACCAAATCGACTTTTGCAGAGCATGGGGATGCGGAAAGGGGCGTACAGAAGAGAGGAAAGCGGACAGCAGAAATCTGGCAAAGGGACCATAGTAATCTGCGAACTTGTTGAAAGAGATCCGTTTACGGGTAAAATATTAAGATCGGAAAGGCACGAAATTCTGGCAAAAATAAGACAGCTTTGATATAATAATAACTGCAAAAGCGACACCTTGCAATTTCACGCGCCATCTATTCTTTGATGCACGTCACACAGAGCCGTATCGATGAGACTGCCGGAAACATGAAGTGCGGCGGATCTTTTTACCCGTGAGCAAATTTGCCGCTTCTGGGTGAACTGGCGTTATAACTCATTAAAGTAAAAAACGCTCCAATAATAATAACAAGATGCCAATCACGGACGCAACTAAAAAACAGATTGCCCAGCAGCGCAGGCTGTACTTCAAGATATGCTTCAGGTGCGGTAGCAAGAACCATATCGATGCGGTAAGATGCAGGAAGTGCCACAGCCATCACATGCGGGCCAAAAACCGGACGCTGGGCGCAAAGAAGTAGGAGCTGGTCGCATTTCGGCATAAAGAGAGAAGGATTGCCCGAGTGTCTACCGCCTAGGGGCGAGCCCGTACAAAAAAGGCTAACGTTAAATAAATGACCCGACCCCTCATGCCTGCAAATGAGCAGCAGTAACGACAACCCGACCGATCCCGTCGATGCTTTCAAGAAGGCGCTAGAGAAGGGAGGCGAAGTCCAGAAAGACTTTGCCCGCCAGTTTTCCGCAATGCAGGCAGACGCAATGCAGAACTACCTTGCCATGCTGCGCGGCCTGAGCTTTTACAATGCCATGTTCAAGACCACGGTCCAGAGCGGGGGCAGGATCTCTATACCAGAGGCCGAGAGGCAGGCCCTTGACATCGACGACGGCGACCTGGTGCAGGTAATAGTAATCCCTATAGAGCGCCGCAGAAAAAAGGCAACTGATGGCTAGCTAGGGGACCAGCTCTTCCTTTCCTGCAAGGAACTTTAGTATTATTCTGTTAAAGGTCATCGGCTTTTCCACGTAGGGCGTGTGCCCGCAGTCCTTTATCACGACAAGCTCGCTGTTTGGCACTTCACGAAAATCTTTTGCGTACTGGACGGGGATCATCCTGTCCTCATCGCCCCACATTATCAGGGTCGGCGCGATTACCGACGACAGCCTGCCCCTGAGAGGCAGGGAGTACCTCATGCCAAGGAGCGTCGACATGAACGCGTATTTCGCGTTTGGCAGGTTCATCCTCTTGACGAAATCTACCACCATCTCTTCGGTGACGATGGATGGGTCGTGCGCCATGTCGCTGAATGCCTTTAGCGCATTTTCAAACGTGGGGTACAGTGCAGCCATTATGTACTGGTCAAGGATGGGAGTTGACGTGCGCATGGCGCCTGCCGGCGAAACAAGCGCCATCTTGTCGATTCTGCGCTTGTTGCGAATAGCATACTCTGCGGCCAGGTGGCCGCCAAAGGACGAGCCGACTAGGTGAGGCTTTTCAATGCCAAGGTTTTGCAAAAAGCCGTCGAAAAAATCGATGAAAAAATCCATGGTGTATTCCACCGTGGGCTTGTCGCTGTACCCAAAGCCGACAACGTCCGGAACTATCACTCGGAAATATTTCGACAGAGTGGGTGCCACGAGGAGCCAGCGCTCTGACGAGGCACCTAGGCCGTGCAAGAGGACTAGGTCTTTGGCGCCCTTGACCGGAGATCCATAGTCTAGGTACCTGGTGGTATGCCCGTTGACCTTTGTCATCCGCTGCGGCATCGCTTGTTCCTGCAACAGATTTTGTCTATAATCCTATCTCAAGTCAGTTAATATAGTTATTCTGCCGAAAAATGACGCAATAATGGTTCCGACCGACCACTATAGTGGAGCCAGTAATCATGGAAGAGGTGCAAAATAGCGTGCACCTGCCCAGCTTTTGGGCTTTCTTTGAGTACATTACCCATGTGTTCCTTACAAGAGCCGGCCACAAGACGTCTTTTTGCTTGCCTCCTGATGATGATAATTCATCATAATAATAATGAAAGAGAAAACCGAGGCAGAGACGGGTATATCGATATGGGGCTAACACTGAAGACAAGATAAAGGCAGGCGCAAAGCTTCAGACGCTTCTAATGACAAGTCCAAATATCGCAAAGCTAAAGGAAGATGCCAAGGACGCCGCGTTTGGCGACTTGGATGATTCAGAGAAGGCCGCCAACAATGTGACAGTAGCTGCCAAAGCAGTCGCAAACAAAGCCAAAGGTGCTGGTGGCCGTGATTTGGATACTAAATACAAGAAGATAGAGAAGGTAACACAAGCCTTTGACCAGCTAACCTTTTTTCTTTTTTAGGAAACCGCCTTTTTGACCTCTGTCATTCTCAGTGATAGTGTATATTATGCTGTGCAGCTAAAAATTACGCAGAATCGGCCAGTCTGTTTTCTTGTTGCAGAATCCTTTACCTGTCATATTTTACCGTCGGTCAGTACAACACTCTTTTAAAATATAATTTCGTAGGTCTTTTATGAAAAATAGAAGCAGGATGGACATCGCTTCGGCCATGCTCGAGATAGCGCAGGACGGGGCAATAAAGACCCGGATAATGTATAGCGCCTTTATTTCATTTCCACAACTGAAGGAATACCTGGAGATTCTGGTGGACAGGGGCATGTTGGAATACGCCCCAAAAGAGGGGGTATACCGCACTACGGAAAGCGGAAGGCGTTTTCTAAAGACCTACAAGGAAGTAGGCCAAGCGTTGTACCCAAAAGAGAGCAAGATAACAAAGATAGCCAGCGCCGGAATGCGTTGACTGTGTAGGCCGTACAAAAGACCGCTCAACCGTGTGGAACCCTGCTGCCTGAGCTGCGCGCATCCCTAGCCGCATATTGCGCGTATTTCTGCATAAAGTATCTGCCGTTTTTGCGGACGATGTCGCGATAGAGGTCAGGTTGCGCCGTAAAGGCCGGCGTATCTGCTTGGTAGTGGCCGCAGCGCCAGCATATCCACTCTGTCCAGCGGCCATCGCGGTACTCGTATACCGAGTTTCCACACGTCGGGCAGGCAGCAAATACTGCTAACATCGACATTCATCGCAGGATTGCTTTTCTACTTCGCTGCTCAACGATTTTAGATAAACCGCTAGAATTAGTTAGTTTAAATCGTCGTTTCGGTGCCGGTACTTTTGTCTTGACAAACGAAGTCACAATCTCGCTTGCAGAAAAAGAGGTGGTCGCCGGCCAGGAGCTGCATGGCACTGTCACGATAAACTATGCTGGCAGGTGGGACAGCGTGGTAATCAACTCGCAGATTGAAAACTCTGGCGACGTCTTTTCGTACAGTCTGCTAAACGGCAAAAAGATCAAGCACCCTTACGCCCGGCTGTCGATATTCAAGGATGAATTGAAGGGCAGGACCGTGGTGGAATTTGTTTCGTCAACGAACCACGTGCCTGCCGCTGGAAAGGACCATACGAACGTCAAGTTCCGGGTGAGCTTGATACAGGAGCACAAGGAAATCTTTTCCGACATTGCCTACATAAAAGTAGTAGCAGGCAAATTATTGCCCAGCTAGCTACAGCTAGGCAAAGCTTTCTGTTACTTCGACAGAGCCCTGCATCCACGGGTGCGGCTCGCAGTGATAGTGATACGTTCCTGTTGCGGTGAACGTGAACTCGAACTTTTGTCCGCCGGGGATGAGGCCGATTGTGGCAAGAGTGTCAAACTTGCCGTTTATCTTGTCTGTGTATCCATCATCGCTAGTCACGCTGTGCGGAACGTCATCAGTATTTTCCCATATGATATGATTGCTTACGCCCAATCCGGCGCGTGTGTCTTTGGGAACAAAGAACTTGCCATTTCCTTGATTGGATGAGCCCGGGGATATCTTTACTGTTACAGATTCTGCCGGCTCCAACACAGCCTTTGGCAGAATCGGCTTGGCATTGACCGCCGGGACATACATGTACTGGTAGTAGCCTATGCTAATGCCTACTGCGACAATGAATGCGATGATGCTAATGCCGCCGGCGTGGTTGGTCATCTGATGATCACCGTGAATTTATTTTCACATATAAAGTTTGTTTGAGTCATGGACCTTTTGGACCCTTGACATCAGTTGTTGGATTGTTTTCTGCCTTGCCTGTAGTGGTGGGAGCAGCAGCTGCTGCTTTGGTTCCTGGTGCTGTCTGTGTTGTTTGTCCGCCAGTTGCGGTCTTTTGCGGCGGAAGCTGCG contains:
- a CDS encoding DNA-3-methyladenine glycosylase family protein translates to MRQPPLLAHFDPETSVNSGQVFLWEKSGQAWYGIHADRVVKFYRQDGALVFESFPEERQIERSMFRLDDDTDSIFAEIAKDPIVKKLIASYPGLRLMRQDPAQCTISFVCASNTNIPMIRRMLGTLAKKYGQRIVADGKEFHTFPSVQALHKASEGELRACGLGYRAKAIKAAVGAMADGSLDIEYLKKAGYDEARAELLKVYGIGPKIADCILLFSLEKLDAFPIDVWIARALASHYGWLAGKKMSEKLTGHQYIEASKAARTYFGKYAGYAQQFLYYHMRQDAGKKW
- a CDS encoding 50S ribosomal protein L40e, which encodes MPITDATKKQIAQQRRLYFKICFRCGSKNHIDAVRCRKCHSHHMRAKNRTLGAKK
- a CDS encoding AbrB/MazE/SpoVT family DNA-binding domain-containing protein; the encoded protein is MSSSNDNPTDPVDAFKKALEKGGEVQKDFARQFSAMQADAMQNYLAMLRGLSFYNAMFKTTVQSGGRISIPEAERQALDIDDGDLVQVIVIPIERRRKKATDG
- a CDS encoding alpha/beta fold hydrolase, with product MPQRMTKVNGHTTRYLDYGSPVKGAKDLVLLHGLGASSERWLLVAPTLSKYFRVIVPDVVGFGYSDKPTVEYTMDFFIDFFDGFLQNLGIEKPHLVGSSFGGHLAAEYAIRNKRRIDKMALVSPAGAMRTSTPILDQYIMAALYPTFENALKAFSDMAHDPSIVTEEMVVDFVKRMNLPNAKYAFMSTLLGMRYSLPLRGRLSSVIAPTLIMWGDEDRMIPVQYAKDFREVPNSELVVIKDCGHTPYVEKPMTFNRIILKFLAGKEELVP
- a CDS encoding winged helix-turn-helix domain-containing protein, which gives rise to MKNRSRMDIASAMLEIAQDGAIKTRIMYSAFISFPQLKEYLEILVDRGMLEYAPKEGVYRTTESGRRFLKTYKEVGQALYPKESKITKIASAGMR
- a CDS encoding cupredoxin domain-containing protein, with the protein product MTNHAGGISIIAFIVAVGISIGYYQYMYVPAVNAKPILPKAVLEPAESVTVKISPGSSNQGNGKFFVPKDTRAGLGVSNHIIWENTDDVPHSVTSDDGYTDKINGKFDTLATIGLIPGGQKFEFTFTATGTYHYHCEPHPWMQGSVEVTESFA